The genomic segment cctcctgactctccaaaccctgtccaccatctataaggcacaaatcaggaatgttacagaacactctccacttgcctggatgaacgcAGCCCCAAAAACACttaagaagttcgacaccatccaggacaaagcagccttcttgattggtaccccatcctccaccttcagcattcactccctccaccaataatgcactgtggcagcaatgtgaaccatatacaagatgcattgcagcaactcaccaagattccttcgatagcaccttccaaacccacaacctctacctcctcaggggcaattagggataggcagatGGGAGGCCTAGCCAATGGcactcacatcccgtgaaagaataaaataatatTCTGAACTTTTATTTCAAGCATCTATTAATGTATTATTTGAATAATGAAAATATTCAAACATACAAGAAGTTAGAACCTTtcaaaataatttgtttttaaaaggcTATATATGTTTTATAATCATGAGAATTGAAGTTCTTAAATCTTTGGTTATTTAATATTAAAGAAAAAACtggcaatttttttctctgaaattTTTGGCTTAAAGTGAAAAAAATCACTAATTATATTTACAGCAATTAAATAATTTATCactttattgctgagtaaatactTAACTGACATATTTTCTTTTTGCATTGGTGTGATAACATGTCACTGTTTTACCTAGCCATCAATCCTCCTGGTTTTCCATTTTCAATTCATATACTGATCATTTATCATGAGATTAAATGAAACTTTGAACTACATTACAGATTTTAAATGGGATCTGCAAATCTTTGGGGGCCCCAAGTTGAAATCTTAGGAGCCTGGATTTTCTGATTGCCTTTTTCTTTTAACAATGGCACTTAACTGACACTATTTTAATTACATTTAAAACCAATCAGAGAATTTAGGCCATAATCACATTTCTGCTCATCTGGGATGATCAGCACCTTCAATCACAGTGTATTCTGTATTAGTTTATAAATGATTACCTGGCACAACactgtttctgttgctgtttaccaattaaaaaaaaagcaaatgtttTCTGCACATAATCCTACTATTTTTATTCTTGTGAGAGCTGATGTTTTTAAAGGCAAGGTGACCGGTGTTTTGGAGGGAGCTGGGTATCTGAATATGTCACTATTTGCATGCCCACTTCTCTCCATGTCAAGGAGTTTGGAAGTGATCAGGTTTTTGCTGTATTCGTTGTGGCAAAACAGGAAAGGGGGAAATGTTTCTGACATAAAGTAAACTGGATATGGAGTAAGAAGTTGCTGATTATGATATTTATTTCACTACTGAAGTTTAAGGTGACCACATAGGCTACCAGCAACATAATGAGAAAGGAATCACAAGGCATTCCTTCACAGAAGGTATAAAGTTGTATTcattttagaatttttttttcaattctccacatttgaagataaTGACTTTTGCTCAAATACAGTTCCAAAGGCATGGCCAGCCTCTCAGAGTTTCATCCAAACGGATATCCTTTGTGTGAACCTGGATACGGAATGTTGACAGGTCACATGACCTAAGCCTGACTTTATTTCCCTTGTTCAGGACCCCTGAAATCAATGCTAGCCCCTTTCCTCCATTTAGCAGAGTTCAGCTATCACAGCATAGAACAGATATGAGTTCTGGGGATCTTTCTTACCTGTACAGATCATTAATGCACTGAATGCATGAACTCACCAATGGATCAGAGAAGCTGTAACACCTTTAGTATACAATGGGTGGAAACTTGTTGTGGCGCTGGTGTCTCGTCTGCCAGTTGGAGAGCCGTCGAGAGACCCACGCTatctctttttgggaaggcctgtCGAACCACATGCCAATCAGGCAGCAGCAAGGCCAGTAGCGGGCCTCCTGCTAGCACCTTGACCCCGGGGGCCTagtgagagctgtcagccaatcagaggccagcagctcttgcgcTCAACGATGCCACTGAGGAGGCTGTGACTGCTGCCACAAAGACACCCCTTGGAGTCCCAGCATCATGGAGGACTCAAGCAACAGGTAAATAATGGGGAAGAGGAGTGAGGAggaagggttggtggggggggggtcagaaaCAAGGGCAGAGGagtgacccccatcccccttTCAAATGTCCTGTCCCTCGATCAGGTGCTGATTTTTTTTCATACAAAAACATATTTAATGTCCTTTAGGTCCCACAAGTACAAATAATAAAGTATTCACAAAAATGGCAAGTTGCACCTCAAACGATTCAGCCAATTGCCATATTCTACCAGAAAAACTAAGGACAAAAACATTCTAGGGCTCAAAATGATATGTGTGCTGTCTCCGCAATATTCTTTTCCATGTTTTCAGGTATACAGCAATCTTCACTATACTTGCTCTGAGGCTTCCAGCATGGGAGTGCTAGTGCCTCTGATAACCACCATGCCAATGTTATTTTGCTGGCCCCCAGGTGCCAACTCGACAGATTCATCCACAACAAGATTCATGAAGGGGTCGAAGATATGCAGAATTCCTTGCACATGCCTCCCATCATTCAGTTGGAGTGACAGTATCTTGTCCATGAACTTCTTGAGTTCGGGCAGATGGGCTTTGCTCATGTTTCTCAGTGGGGTTGCTTTTTATTTCTCTCAGGAactttctctctcgctgctgCCTGAGTCGCACCCTCAAGGTACCCCTGCCCCCCATGTGACAAGCAGCTTGCACAGATTCACCTGTTGTACACGCTGTAAGGCAACAGGGCCActtgcagctgggttaatactaGTGGAGATGGGATGAGGCCCTGaagtagccacttaagggcctcaattggtggcacgGCGGGAAGTTCAGCCACCCATCCAGGGCCTCTGTACCCAGAAGGTGGCAGGGTTCAGGTATGCCACCATACCGCCTAAGTAAATGTccttcccccgcaccccccccctccaaactcacCACCAGCGAAAGCAGAAGAATCCAACCAATGTGTGTGTTCCAGTTTTGTTTTAAAGTTAAAGTAAACTTAGTTCTTAGTTGTAGAACATTATTCAATACAGCGCTGTTTTATTTACCTTTGTGGAGAACAGAATACTTGTGAAATCTTGCCATAGTTGCTATAGTTGTCAGGAGATGCTGAGATTAAGTAtaagagtgtttgagtgtgacaTTGTTTGAGCTGTGCAGCACAAGAGTGCTTAGTCTGTGGTACTGATGCCACAGAAAGCTCAGGGAAAGTTACTCGGTGTGAGTTGCTATGGTTACAACACTGCGTGCGCTGTAGGTGAGTGCAAGCACACAGCTATTTGATTTTTCTCCCCCCAGTTGCTTGCGGGAGGCTCATCACAATCAGGTTTCTGTCTCAAATATAGTGAATAAATTCTGAAACCTTCTTTCATAAGATAACTTTTTTATACATCATGTTTTGCAGGGCATTACATTATCAGCTTTTCAAATCATTAAAATCTGCAACAGAAACAGAATAGCATTTGCTACTGAAACGCTAATAGATTTTTGTCTTTTATTAACAGGGTTTCACACTTAACTGCTTTGAGTTGCAGTTTCCCAGCGACTATCTTCTCATATCTGAGCCTATGCTCCAACTTAGGAAAAAAGGAATAAGAGACAGGTAAGGAAATACATTATGGATCACAATGATGGTTAATATTTTATTACAGGCTTTGCTCTTTACATCAAGAACTAATGACTCAATAATGAGTACTGTTTAAAGTATGACCTTGTATTGTATTTTAGTTGCAAATGAATCCATCACATACATTTAATCAATTATCTTGTATTTAATTTTTCATAAACTGCTATTTTAGTTGTAGTTTGCAGTTGTGTAACAGAGCCCTTGTTGATATTCTGCGAggtgataaagttcagttttatttttgttttatctaCCATTAATTTAGCACTAAAACTGAAGAGAAAGTAAAACTTATTTTTGTTGCATTTTTACTGAAGATATGATCCCTTTAAttttctcccctccccactctctatgCAGTCTTCTTTCACTACTTACCAATTGTAATGAATATGCCAAGCACATTACCTGATTGCCTAACATCCATTGATGTTACTCTGAGCCAGTCAATGGAAGGAATCCAGCAATGTATTGTGAAAGAATTCCCCCTCTGCCCAGATCGTGCTCCCCAGTGGTGGTATGGCTTAAGTCTGGAAAATTAGTAAGATGGAGTCATCAAAACTGCATTTCCAGCTGGCTTGGTATCATACCCTGCTGGGGCACCCTTCCACCTCCATAAAGCTGTGGCGTATAGTATCTGCAGAATGTATTCAAGGGTGAGGTGGTCATATAGACTGGAATGACACTGTTAATCTGCTACCTACAGTTCTTTTGAGATCTTGAAGCTGTGTCACAGGATGTGTACATGTGGTTGATCTGCGAAAGTAGATGTTGTGCAATGTCAATGTACTGAACAAATATCCTGGAAGAAGCCAGAGTTGTACCATACCCCGGAGCTTGATCTTCAGGTTTGAGGCTGCCAGGTGCATTGTTTTTCTGAGTTATTAATGACACATCAAATCTGATTCAGGGGTTGTATTTCCACTTTAAGCCTACGAGTGTCCTTATTTGAATACAATCCATAAAATggcatgtttaaatacattgTGCTGGAACTTGACTATGGAACCAGTACCTAACAGATGGTAACAGCGGGATTTTGTGACCAGACTTCCAACGGGTGGAAAAAAAAGGGCATCTCAGAGAACCCTATTAGCCCTGGTCAGGCACACTATCAGTTAGAAACTAGTCCAGCCTGGGAAAAGATATCTTGGATAGAAGTTCATTCTTGATGGTTAGGGCAGGGTAGCGGGAatgtggcaggggtggggtgctATTCGGCACCTTGTGTGGCTGGACGGGCAGCTGAAATTGAGCAGAGTGTGTATgatacctgctgtgctcagggatCTTGAATCATGTCTTAACCTtttgaaagaaaagaaaaaggaagacttgcatttatgtagcatattTTACAGCTTCAGGACATCCCTAAGTGTTTTACAAACAACTAATTCACTTTGAAATGTAGTGGCTGTTGTAGTGTAGGGAATACGGCAGCAAATCTGCACAGAGCAAAAGGATGTGGTGGACTGGGGAGGAATGAACTATTAACcaggtgatttgttttggcacTGTTGGTtgaggataagtattggccaggaaaccAGCAGAATTTTTCCACTCTTCTTCTTTTATATCCACTTGAGAGGGAAGGTGGGAGATCCGCTTAACATCCgatccaaaatgcattaccttcaaCAGTATTGCACTGTCTCAGCCTAGATTATGAGCTCAAGCCTCTTgaatgagatttgaacccacagctttTGACTTAAAGGATGCTACCGTGAATCCAATGTTTATTTGTATAGTTCGGCTTATGCCTAAACCTGTCTATAAGAGGAACTCAAATTGTAGAACTGAAGAGACCGTTAGGTGCCATACActattctgtctctcacacacagtggaCAAAACTTTTAGTTCAGTGGgtgggcacgcgcctgacccgcttgagcgtaaaatgacgcacttTGACATTGGgtaagcgtcccgatgtcaacgtgcagtagcgcgatatttcgttcggcaggtgcgctggagttggcagtgcacccgctgacaattaaaaggcctgttattCACCATGCACAACAAGAATAAAAATGAACGCTTTACATTCATATTCACAATTTcattataaataaaaaaaagtctgGGAACCAGCCTAGGTATGCCCACCGGAGAGAAATAACAcattcaatgggctgagtggcctccacTGTGCCATTATAACTCTAAAACTCCATGAGTGGATTTTTTAGTAGCCATGTCAGGGGGCTCACCCAAAGACTAGAAAATAGACGGCAACCCCACTGTGCTATTTTCTGGAGACCGATGAGATTAAGTCCCAACTGGGCACTTGCCTGCCCGCCGTCAGGCTTCTCAGCTCCTGTGGGAGGAATTACTCGACAAATCCTATTGAGGGGTGGATGTCCTGCCTCTCAGTACTGCTGGTCAATTAGAGTCCAGCAGTTCTCCAgtaccagcagtgccactgggaactGTGGTCACTGCCACCTACAGCAGGGATGGAGCCCAAAGAGTGGTCAGGTTCACTGGGGCCAGATGGTAAGACCccagtgagtgggaagggggtTCTAATTAAAGGACAGAGTGAAGTGGATTATAATCCTCGCCCCTTTTTGGGACTATTCCAGGTTGGGCATACTCCCCGGATATTCACTTTCACCTTAGGTTGAAAAAGGGTCTGAAGAACTGATGTAACTCTCCCTGAAGGAACAGAATATTATCGTCCTCAAGACAGCCCTTTTAGCTAGTTTTAGCTAGATTATAAcaacctgaatattaaaggatcCAAGCATCTTTCCTCAGCAATGTACCCTTCGATTGAAGAGTATACAGAGATGGGTTTTTGAGTTTGGATAAAGAAGATTATATGAGACAATATGCTGAATAAAActagggggtttgtgggggggcggggggggtgggggcgggtggttaCTGCTGTGGTGATGGTGGGATGACAGACAGCTCACCCCGCAGTGGGCAGGCTTAACAAGGGTCTAGTGGGCTTTacacccctcactggggaggagcAAATCCGATTGGCAGGCAACTCCAAcagtcctggcagtgccaagAACATGTTAGTGGCTGCTGCCGgaactgaaatgaggaggaagaaGCCCAATGGATCCGCAGAACCGGTAAGTATGGAATCTTGGGCAGGGACAGTTTTGGCTAGTCAGGGAGTGGGGTGGGCTGTTTGGGGTTTGCTTTAAGGTTGTGAGGAGTTAGGAAGAAAGGGGGGTGTTCAATCTTTGGGGGTCACCCCGATCTCATAGGGAAGCCCTCAAAGATCAAaacctccccttccttcccacccttttaaGGTTGCATTTAAAATATCAGCCTGCTCACTCCCGCCTGGCTGCTTATGCCAAGAATCTTATGGCACTTGCAGCATAATATCAGGgttaattggcttggtaacaagcctaattgacccttgagtACCTATTTGAAAATGGGGGCGGGCTGTTGATTTTGACACCCAGCCACCCTGTTTACCATGGGGCTGAgcttgggggttgggtgggaagtGGTGTGGTGGGCACCCGCCCTGTTTCACATGCCCCACACTGAAAACATGTCTGGTAGGAGCACATAAAATGTAGCCtaatatattttctaaattatatagAAGTTTATTAAAGAGCTCGATCTTGTTTCTCACGGAGAATCCAGGTCTTATTAGTATTACAGAGAGATATTTAAGATATCTATCAACATTTAAAGTGGTATTTACCTTAAATCCCCAAGTTGAAAGCTACTGAGTCTAGCAAGATACTTTTATACCAATTAAGGGGAGAATTATCATCATTGCATTATAGCAGCTATGCATTTACCTTGCAAGACACTGGAGTGAATCCGATGAACCTACAAATCCTACTGTGTAGTTCCAATATTTATGCCCTCAAAGAACTAAACCAGCAGGAAGCATGTTGAGCACTCATGCTGGACAACATCTTTTGTTTTTTGGTCAACATCCTTCAGTCAAACAGGATACTGAGGTGCAGACAGGGGTTACTTCCATGCAACATCTAATTTTCTGGATTCAGTTAACACATTGTTTAGGGTCTTGCTTAAGGTTATTCATTATTAGATTGTAGTACAATTTGATTGATAAGtgaatcaaaggttacagggagaaggtgggagaatggggttgagaaacttatcagccatgattgaatggcggagcagactcgatggtctggatggcctaatttctgctcctatgtcttatggctctTATTTACCAATGTCTTGCTCAGTTGATGCAAAGGTCAATTCCTGTTTTTTTCAGAATTGCCTTGTGTTAAAGGCTATGCCACATTCTATGTTACAGGATGTTGTTTTCATCGAGCACAAAGTTATGCCTAGGCATGTTTATAAACTTTTTAACACTTGTCTCTTTGTCCAGCAGATGaactgcttttaatttttaatccctacTTCATAGGAGAATGACTCTTTTAATCTTATAACTCCTTAGTTATAGCTACATTCTCTTATAATTTCATATTTAAAGCTGCATTGCTCCACAAGAGAGCATTCTTACTTTGGGCCTTTCTGTTCTTGCTGGTGGGTGCCTCCCTCTACCAAGCTTCAGGTCTACTTACCAGGCTTTGTCTGGAATGACGTGGAATATGAGCTGTGATTAGACTATCATGAGACAGGTTAGTTTTCCACTGCAGATGTTTGTATTGTTGCAACAGTAATCTTGCTAATGGCCCCCACCTGGCCCCCACCCTCTACTGGTTAAATATTACTGGCAacaagatgaggcccttaagtcacCATTAagtgccacttaagggcctcaattggcccccGGGATTGGGGGAAGGCCATTCTCAAGCCTTCTCATCCTAGAGTAAATGAGAGGGAGTTGGGAAGGTGATAGGGTCTCTATCCCACACCTTCCCACCCTATCACACAGCAACCCCTTGCCAATGAAACCACCTTGGGGCAGGGTGGGAGTGCGGATTTGGGGGGTGGTGCCAGGGCGTCATTAAATTGCGCGTCATGACTCTGTAACACTCCTGGGCGCCATACACAACCATGcttgtgttttataatgctggATACAAAGGTATATTCCGTTTTTGCTAGTGGTTACAGTAATTTAAAAGCTATTTTGCAAGCGTTACATATATTCTTTAAAGGGATTCCCAAGAAATGAATTTCACACAACAACATATTTTTCTCCTTCCTGTCAACAGAGATTGAAAATGGATTATAGATGGAAATTCCATCTTTGCAAATCTGAAGACGTGTCAAATCTGTTGTAAAAACATGGATATGACAGGACAATATCACAGCAAAGATTACATCTGAATCTCAGGAGTGGATCTGTGATGTTGGTTCACAGACTGGAAATAGGTTTTTCTCAAAATCCTGATTTAAGAAAAGTCAGCTTGAGAAATTTAATTCAATACAATAAAAGGCAGTTAAATTAAGGATGTTGGAGATTGAAATTTATTGTTCTTAAGAGAATTGGCGCTTCCGAGGCAAAAAGGGATAACTTCTCAAATCCAATTTCAACTATAGTAGATTTCATTCAACAGGAAAATTACTGTTCAGATTATTTTAATAGCCAGCTAGGAATATATGCTAGTCAGAACTACCCAGAACATACTGAACTGCAGCTTGGGACCATTTGTAACTTTTTTTCCCTCAAGTTAGGAATAACAAAATTCTTGGTGGTAAAATagagttcatttttaaattacTAAAATGAAACCCAGAACCCCTGTTAAAAATAAGTAACTACTTGCTTATGATGGTGAGCAGAATTAACAAAGGTAGCAAATCTGGATGACAAAGTTGATTGTTTGAGCCTCATAGCAAAGAAATTGAGCTCATAATCCAAACTTGACTCTCCAATGCATtgctgagtgaatgctgcattgttgacaATGCTATCCTTTGAGATATTATACGAAGGTTACACATACCCATTCCAATTGTTCacgtgcagctagttctggagcgcaagacttcagtactattgtcagaatgttgtcaagacctatagcctttgcagtatccagtaccttcagcctttTTTGTAATCACATTGAGTGAATCTATTTGGCCAAAGACTGGCATTTAgggacctccagagaaggccGACGTGGATCTTTCATTTGGTACTTTTGGCtggagattgttgcaaatgcttcaatcttgtcttttgcactgatgtatccagcattataaaacacaagCACTGTTGTGTATGGTGCCCAGGAGTGTTACAGAGTCATGACACGCAATTTAATGATGGGAATATATGCTAGTCAGAACTACCCAGGAATATATGCTAGTCAGAACTACCCAGAATGTACTGAACTGCAGCTTGGGACCACATGTAACTTTTTTTCCCCACAAGTTAGGAATAACAAAATTCTTGGTGGTAAAATagagttcatttttaaattacTAAAATGAAACCCAGAACCCCTGTTAAAAATAACTAACTAGTTGCTTATGATGGTGAGCAGAATTAACAAAGGTATCAAGTCTGGATCACAATGTTGTTTGTTTGAGCCTCATGGCAAAGAAATTGAGCTCATAATCCAAACTTGACTCTCCAATGCAtcgctgagtgagtgctgcattgttgccaATGCTATCCTTTGAGATATTATACTAAGGTTACGCGTACCCATTCTAATAGTTCacatgcagctagttctggagcacaagacttcagcaCTATTGTCAGAATGTTATCAGGacctatagcctttgcactatccagtgccttcagcctttcttGTAATCACATCGAGTGAATCTATTTGGccaaagattggcatctgtgatgctggggacctccagagaaggccGACGTGGATCTTTCatttggtacttctggctgaagattgttgcaaatgcttcaatcttGTGTTTTGCACTgctgctctccatcatcagtgaggatggggatatttggggagcctcctcctccagttagttgcttaattgtccaccacatttCATGCCTGGGTGTGGCAGAACTGTAGAGCTTAGtcctgatcctttggttgtgggatcacttagctctgactAGCGCATGCTGCTTTcgctatttggcatgcaaatggtcctgtgttgtagcttcaccaggttggcacctcatttttatatgtacctggtgctactcctgacgTGCCCTCCTGCAATGTTCATTGA from the Carcharodon carcharias isolate sCarCar2 chromosome 9, sCarCar2.pri, whole genome shotgun sequence genome contains:
- the LOC121282303 gene encoding small nuclear ribonucleoprotein G-like isoform X1, producing the protein MSKAHLPELKKFMDKILSLQLNDGRHVQGILHIFDPFMNLVVDESVELAPGGQQNNIGMVVIRGTSTPMLEASEQV
- the LOC121282303 gene encoding small nuclear ribonucleoprotein G-like isoform X2 gives rise to the protein MCLFMDKILSLQLNDGRHVQGILHIFDPFMNLVVDESVELAPGGQQNNIGMVVIRGTSTPMLEASEQV